In Glycine max cultivar Williams 82 chromosome 10, Glycine_max_v4.0, whole genome shotgun sequence, the DNA window GCTGATTACACCAATCTCAGACACATTTAGTAGCATACAAGTACCTAATAGCGGGAGCAGAGTCCTACAGCAAAgaacccaaaaagaaaaaaggaaaaaaaggtttAGTAGCATACCTATTTCCTACACAATCTTCTAACGTCCACTTGTTGTGTATTATAGCAAAAGTTAAGCCTATCAACAGTCAGAGctgacaaaatattttatctcatCCATAACAGGAGAGAAGTGCTCATTGTTTGGCAGCAAATAAAACCCAATGGTTGCTTGCTCCAGGAAAATCAATTTCACTTCTTGGCCAGCCTTCTCAAGCCCTTTGGCATAACCCAATTGCCAGTCCTGAACAAGGTCTAAACCAGCAACCACCACAAGGCTCTTGGGAAAGGTGATCCCTTCAAGACTCTTCCCCTTGGGGCCAAACGGGTTGCATGCATGGTGGTCTCTATCTTCCCCTTCAGGAAGAAAAGCCCTCCAATACCAGTCTCGATCCTTAACTCTAACAAAATACCTCCCATCTAAGCGCTTCTCAGACTCGGTTCTTTCTTGCCCACCAAACAATGGGTTGAGCAGAATATTCCCAAACACTTCAATTCCCGACTCCACGGCCTTGAGGGCAACATGGTGCACAATGTTCCCACCTGAGCTATCCCCAGCCAAGTAGATATGAACTTTCTTATCCTTCTTACTCTGGAGCCAAGATCTAGAACTAACCCACTTAAGAGCTGTCCACCCATCATCATATGCACAGGGATACCTATTCTCAGGTGCACGCCTATAGTTCACAGACACCACAACAGCCTTACAGATACCCACTAGGCGACGACAAAGGGTGTCATATATAGCACTATTGGCTGAAGAATGCGCAAAACTTCCACCATGGAAAAATATGATGACAGGAACAACCTCAGAGCTCACAGGCTTCTCAAGGTCAAGAATGTTCACCGAACGTTCTTCTCCCTCAGTAGGACGATAGATTCGAGTCAGAAGATTCGTTTCACggtcaacaacaacatcaaaggAGAACACTCTGTCCACAGGGTTGGCATTTGCGGGAACCTTCCGATCAAGGAACTCTGCTAAGTCCCGGTTGAAAGTACCGTCCGGGCGACGAAGAAGATTGTATGCCAACTTGAAATTTGAGATCAGAACCCACATATTCAGCGGAACCACCATCTACaccaaatttcatttcatttttaaatgaaaaatagaggataataagaagaagaaaaataaaaactgaggAAAATTAGAAACAGAGAATAAATCCAAACAAACCCCATAGTTTGGGGGAAACTGATGAATCAAACTGCCAAAACCAGCACATTAAGTAACAAACCCTAAACAGTGAAACCGTGTTAGGTAGAACCAGAAATTGATCCAACCAAAATTGAAAACCATTACACCAACAGAACAAAGCTTAACCAACTCTTCAATGAAACCAAAACATATCCAAACTCAAATCCCAAAACGATGACGAAGAATCACCAATACAAGAGTGATTTTCGTTTCATTTCAGTTATACTACCTAAaagatatttaaacaaaaaaacaaaaaaaaaatcacacaaaaaGTCATGTAATATagtatacaaaaaaaaacagaacagaagagaaaagagaatcAATCAGAACCGAAAGAAGAAAGATTGCAATCACGAAACATCGTACGGTTCAACAATACaaagttgtataaaaaaaaacatatttgaatCAAAAAGTACGATGCAGAGAGTGCGTTCACCTTAGAATCGTTGGGGTTAAGCTCGTTACTCCCAGCCATTGGAACGATCCAGTATTTCCGATTACAGATCCGCAACGCGCTTCGCAACTTGACAATCACAAAAGCTCTTGGCGAGGCAAGTCCATAAAAGCACGAAAATGGCGTTATGTTAAGTGAGATCGAttgtttgttaatttatttaagttttggGGAGAAGAGTATTGAGTTGTGAGAGTTCAGTGGCagggaaagagaaagagaggagGAATGGTGAAGGATAAGAAACGGTGCGTAGTGTGGCAGAGGGATAGAGGAGGGAAGGGCCAATGGGAGGAAGAAAAGGCCCAAATGGAACTATTGTGTGGGTCCTGTGGCGAATCACTTTGTTGTATTTTTACAGGGTTTTTTCTTTTGGGTCGTGATAAAAATGGAAAGAAGGTGAGTGAATCAGTTCCTGCCACCAAGACAGACATCCCCCTTCCACCTCCACAATTTTGGCATCATAATAATTCTATCAAGTGTCAACTAGCAAATGGTTATGCTGTATTGCTCTACCACTAATCAAGATTCCACCTCCCACTAATTCTTTACTGCTTCAGGAACACATTTATTAGGCCCCCTCAAtcccttctttttcttagtTTGGATTTTTTTGCCTCCACCTAATCTTTTAAAaccaatcatttttaataaattaatcgaTTCTACTTAATAATACCAACTATGTTTTAGATTTCGATCTTTCAAAGTGGAGAATTTGTTGTAAAGATGATCTAGATTACttagtttaataaaatatgactttttgtaagagaaaaaaaggttATGCATCCATccacaatatataaaaaattatataatatctaatcataattcatcataagttaattaattttaaaaatatttatcttaaaataactcaaataatgatttataattaaatagtagtataaaaatataaatttattatcctATTAGTACATAAACGTTAAATTTTTTGTCATTCTCATCTATTTCAACcatgaaaaaagtggagaatttGTTTTAAAGTTTACTACTCAGTAATCTATTTACCTTGATTAATTTTAGAGCGGAAAGTTAAGGAAGTAGATTTCCAAAACTTTAGTTTTATCCGACTTGcctacatatattatttaaatttgtatgtattttttttctaaatatcaCGTTAACCTTGATTTGAATTCAATCATTAGCAAAATTTTGACCGGTCAagtccaaattgaaaaaatgacTCATCAGCTAAGTTATGTTATGACCATTGACCAGGTAAGtccaagttcaaaacaaatgacTTGACCAAAAAGATcacatcatattcaaacaatGTAAAACTCAACTAAATAACActttaaccaaataaaaaaattacaataatgtaTCAAGAGTatattaagaatataaaatcGAAATTATTGTGTACCTGCAAGTTAGTctctatatttaattataagtatACGTTAGTCAccaaattttcaaaatccatactaattaatatattttttaggtcCAACCGtccaagagaagaaaaagagatcATCACATCGATACAAAAACATATAGTGTGTGTTTGATTGAGGATTCTGAATCCAGCGTATTACTTATAAATATAATCATGTCAAATTTCACGTGAAAGCAACTATTTCTTACCTTGGAGATATATGTCCGTACTACGGAgacacaaataaaaaacattaggaTAATTCCAAAAAGGGAAGAAATAGTTGTAGCCAAATTTCACGacccaaaagaaaattaaaaataaagagtaaGGGTAGTAAATTGAGATAtgcaaatagtaaaaaaaaaaacaggtttTCCCCCCGTTCAAGTAGCCCAACAGAGCGAATTGAATTGGGCCGGACTAGGCCCTTTTTTGGATGCTGGCTaagtaaataaaacaaaaaaaggagcGAAAAACCTTTCAAGTTTCGTGACTCCCCTCGAACCGTTGGGTGATTCTGTTTGTGACTTTGTGTTGCTCGCTCCCTACTCTGTTATGCTGCTCCTTCCTTTCTGATTTCAAGGTATTTGCCTGAATTTTCTTTCTAGAAGGTGATTTGAAACACCCTTTTACTTTGATTCCAAGGTAATTGCCCCAATTCAATTGTAGGGTTTAAACCCTAAAAAGGACCCACGGCGAGAAGCTTCCAACTCCTCTCTCACGCGCGGACCTCCCCCTCCGGCGACTTCTGCACCGACGGACGGTGAATGccactttctttgtttttctttttaattctttaaatgtTGTGTTTTCAGATTTTCTCTGCTTTATTCCTCTTTACTTTTAGATTTTTGTTGAGTGAAACGCTTTTGATTTCCGCCAAAAacttcttcttaatttttttttaaaattatatttcaaccAATAACATTTAAACCGGTGATTTCGTTAAGGGCTCATTTTTAGTTGTTAATTTCTTTGTTGCTAGACTTCTGAATTCTGAATCTGTGACCATGTCTTAAATcataatcctttttttttacaagtacaTTTTACTTTCGTTTCGACCCCTGACCCTGATCTGAGGTTTTAGTTACCATGGGATGCCATTATCAATGAGATTTCTCCAACAGTTAAACAGAATTGGACTTGCAGTCCAACATTAACATTTCAATTATGACTCCATCACATCAAGTTAGTTCAGAATATTGAATATATAGAGGAAGGATGATGATGTGGTACAAGTTCAAAATATAATGTTAGTTTTGGACTTGTTTTTATGTGTAGGTCgtaattttatctaattttgcATGTTATTACTTGTCTAAAAGTAAATACTAGTTTTATCACTGATTGGCCATGGTGAACTGGGCTCTCATCTAACAACCGGTCCATATTTAAAAACACTACTGTAATGCTCCCACccttttaatcttttgattcACTTTTATGTTTTGGCaaaagttttcaattttcatgacCAGAATTGTGCCCTTTCTTATGTTAGGGTAAAGGATAAAGGGATGATCTACACAGCAATTGACACATTCTACCTCACAGATGAGCAGCTAGCAATCTCACCTTCTAGAAAAGATGGCATAGATGAAGCCACTGAGACCAGCCTTAGAATCTATGGTTGTGATCTCATCCAAGAAAGTGGCATTTTGCTCAGATTGTATCCTTTGGATtctgtttattttcattttaattaccaTGTTTGGTCCAAATTATTACCTTAATTATGTGACAGGCCACAAGCAGTCATGGCTACTGGGCAGGTTCTATTCCATCGTTTCTATTGTAAGAAGTCATTTGCACGGTTCAATGTCAAGGTCATTACTATTTtgtgatatattattttctcttctttctctctttgtgCTTTGTGAAATTCTATGCTCACAGCATCGCTTTGCAGAAAGTTGCTGCAAGCTGTGTATGGTTGGCTTCAAAACTGGAGGAAAACCCTAGAAAAGCCAGACAAGTAATTATTGTTTTTCACCGGATGGAATGCAGGAGGGAGGACTTTCCCATGGAGCATTTAGACTTGTATTCCAAGGTCAGAAGCTTCTCATTCTCACCTTTCTTTGCCTATAGTACACAGACATACTATTTTCATGTTTGGTGCCACATTCTCAAGTTTGGACTTGCGTAAAAGTGGAAGCAACTACTAGTAGCTTCCACGTTTTTTGTGATAATTTAACGTGATTTGAGCATCAAATGCATGTACTTGAAATGGATTCAAACACGTGCTATgactcttattttatttcaaatcttAGTTATTTGAATGTTTTCTGCTTTCTTTGTTCATGAACAGAAATATGTTGATTTGAAAATGGAGTTGAGCAGAACAGAAAgacatattttgaaagaaatggGATTCATTTGTCATGTTGAACATCCTCATAAGTTTATATCAAATTACCTTGCTACCCTTGAAACACCTCCAGAATTGAGGCAAGAGGCTTGGAATCTGGCTAATGATAGGTACATAATTCCagatattatttcttttttatgctGCTTGTGTATTTTTGTGCATGTTCATACTGGACGCGATGATTTATTCCCTTCCACAAGAATCCTGAATTAGACTGTATCTTCTGTTCCATTATACTCTGGAAAGTTTGCTTCTATAGTAGTCTTTGTTTGTGATTCCAGTTTGGTTCATTGGATGCAATATACAGTTTAAACTCTAAAGAGCCAGGTCTATCCTGGTAATTCATTTCATCaagtaaaaaacaaaaccttcacgaaattgtccagtagtttttttttccccACAACCTAATAATGTAATTTCAGccttcaagtatttaaaatgaaaacaatagttattataaaaatgaagagAAGTTTTAAGAATATTGTACAGTACCACAGTCTATGCAGAGGATTTGACCTAAAGTGTGGC includes these proteins:
- the LOC100815161 gene encoding gibberellin receptor GID1C; translation: MAGSNELNPNDSKMVVPLNMWVLISNFKLAYNLLRRPDGTFNRDLAEFLDRKVPANANPVDRVFSFDVVVDRETNLLTRIYRPTEGEERSVNILDLEKPVSSEVVPVIIFFHGGSFAHSSANSAIYDTLCRRLVGICKAVVVSVNYRRAPENRYPCAYDDGWTALKWVSSRSWLQSKKDKKVHIYLAGDSSGGNIVHHVALKAVESGIEVFGNILLNPLFGGQERTESEKRLDGRYFVRVKDRDWYWRAFLPEGEDRDHHACNPFGPKGKSLEGITFPKSLVVVAGLDLVQDWQLGYAKGLEKAGQEVKLIFLEQATIGFYLLPNNEHFSPVMDEIKYFVSSDC